The following proteins come from a genomic window of Montipora capricornis isolate CH-2021 chromosome 9, ASM3666992v2, whole genome shotgun sequence:
- the LOC138016776 gene encoding monocarboxylate transporter 3-like, protein MALCDESKCCVSNDKKRKDNPWSWFVLFGASMNLAFTVGLIFSFGVLLPVFMDYFKESTERIAWCGSISIAMFQGLGPFAGSLVNRFGCRVMAIIGCLICALSLAITSVANHLITLYVSYVVLGVGGAFTFLSCLEIVRRSFEKWQSIALGIASAGQGLGTMALSQVVSSLVGVLGWRNAMRILAGALVVNSFFGLLYTSKSSNTGRSEKLLSENPGEKRRSKHFSFNFSVFKVPSFLVVAGTFFFTMFGRPIIYVLLVKFAADNNVSPEASSRLFLFMGINIVIGRFACGFLCAIKSLDNWYIFQGVLFINGVSTMLVNLATSYYALALYALVFGFCDGAMATVRNIQALTCVDQRRAASSLGFTLMIGSFTTLIGPPISGLTVDKFHSYAPAFYMAGGSFVMASMIPLVLCCVSMNIKLARSDSRMDLTPGDEETPDDDAPEFDTWTPRGKLIINEPAFASYATQYRSCEIKKVKPDINHIFLTTI, encoded by the exons ATGGCGCTTTGTGATGAATCTAAATGTTGCGTCAGCAACgataagaaaagaaaggataaCCCGTGGAGTTGGTTCGTGTTGTTTGGGGCGTCCATGAATTTGGCCTTCACCGTCGGATTGATCTTCAGCTTTGGGGTTCTGTTACCGGTGTTTATGGATTATTTCAAGGAAAGCACGGAAAGAATAG CCTGGTGTGGTTCCATCTCCATTGCCATGTTTCAGGGGTTGGGTCCCTTCGCAGGCTCCCTCGTAAATCGCTTTGGCTGCCGAGTAATGGCCATCATAGGATGCTTGATTTGCGCTCTTAGCTTGGCTATCACTTCTGTGGCAAATCACTTGATAACCTTGTATGTGTCTTACGTTGTTCTTGGTGTGGGAGGAGCCTTCAcgtttttgtcttgtttggaAATTGTTCGAAGgtcttttgaaaaatggcaatcCATTGCCCTTGGTATTGCCTCAGCTGGGCAAGGTCTGGGTACCATGGCTCTTAGCCAAGTTGTCTCTTCTTTGGTGGGTGTTCTTGGTTGGAGAAATGCGATGCGGATACTTGCTGGTGCCTTAGTTGTCAatagcttttttggtctcctgtATACGTCCAAGTCCAGCAATACAGGAAGAAGTGAAAAGCTTCTCAGTGAGAACCCTGGAGAGAAACGACGGTCCAAACACTTTAGTTTCAATTTCTCTGTTTTTAAGGTCCCTAGCTTTCTTGTTGTGGCTGGTACTTTCTTCTTTACCATGTTTGGTCGTCCCATAATATATGTGCTTCTG GTCAAGTTTGCTGCAGATAACAATGTCTCACCTGAGGCATCATCAAGACTCTTTCTGTTCATGGGAATCAACATTGTCATTGGACGATTTGCCTGTGGTTTCTTGTGTGCAATCAAGAGCCTGGACAATTGGTACATTTTCCAAGGCGTTTTATTTATCAACGGTGTCTCAACGATGCTTGTCAACTTGGCTACAAGTTACTACGCCCTCGCTCTATATGCCTTAGTGTTTGGATTCTGTGATGGTGCCATGGCTACTGTTCGTAACATCCAAGCTCTGACGTGTGTGGATCAACGTCGAGCAGCCTCATCCCTGGGCTTCACCCTCATGATTGGCTCATTTACAACACTTATTGGACCACCGATATCAG GTCTGACTGTTGATAAATTCCATTCGTATGCGCCTGCATTCTACATGGCCGGCGGTTCTTTCGTGATGGCTTCAATGATTCCTCTTGTGCTGTGTTGTGTGTCAATGAACATAAAGCTGGCTCGTTCTGACTCAAGGATGGACTTGACGCCAGGTGATGAAGAAACCCCAGATGATGATGCCCCAGAATTTGACACGTGGACTCCTCGAGGAAAGCTAATCATCAATGAACCAGCTTTTGCATCGTATGCGACACAATATCGATCTTGTGAAATCAAAAAAGTTAAGCCTGATATAAATCACATATTTCTTACTACTATATAA